A region from the Salvia splendens isolate huo1 chromosome 15, SspV2, whole genome shotgun sequence genome encodes:
- the LOC121769219 gene encoding protein EARLY RESPONSIVE TO DEHYDRATION 15-like — MALVSGRSSSLNPNAPLFIPAAVQQVDDFSPEWWNLVTTATWFKDYWLSQHQGEDIFLEETDGNDAVGLLPDNFDLGIDEDILNMEAQFEEFLHSAEGRDFHGSKAAIRITDNGFSKNATLVKTLSMPKERGYILPREAMKWEKPAKIVSPKCSPRFIQQPR, encoded by the exons ATGGCTCTTGTATCCGGAAGGAGTTCTTCGCTGAACCCGAACGCGCCGCTGTTCATCCCGGCTGCAGTGCAGCAAGTGGATGACTTCTCGCCAGAGTGGTGGAACCTCGTCACCACCGCCACCTGGTTCAAGGATTACTGGCTGAGCCAGCACCAGGGGGAGGACATCTTCCTCGAGGAGACCGATGGGAACGACGCTGTTGGATTGTTGCCCGATAACTTTGACCTTGGTATCGACGAGGATATCCTAAACATGGAAGCACAGTTTGAGGAATTTCTCCACTCTGCTGAGGGCCGAGACTTCCATGGCAGCAAGGCTGCCATAAGAATCACTGATAATG GCTTTAGCAAGAATGCGACTCTGGTGAAGACTCTGAGCATGCCGAAGGAGAGGGGCTACATATTACCGCGGGAGGCGATGAAGTGGGAGAAGCCTGCGAAGATTGTGAGCCCAAAGTGCAGCCCTCGATTCATCCAGCAACCTCGTTGA